One window of Candidatus Margulisiibacteriota bacterium genomic DNA carries:
- the recO gene encoding DNA repair protein RecO, with amino-acid sequence MLIKLDAINLKTVPYSDSSLIVIVFSKELGKQSLLAKGVKKSKRSYGGKLQSFMHNIYTVSKKTGMAFITSVDTINPYIQISTNINKLSCAYECLAITYHTGQFNNPNPGIFDLTLKTLEQIEKAEKAQLALILENFKKQILFIEGILPRDEKKYNMDNLINQYIEHDLVKF; translated from the coding sequence GTGCTTATTAAACTTGATGCAATAAATCTGAAAACCGTACCCTATAGTGACAGCAGCCTGATCGTGATCGTGTTTTCCAAAGAGCTGGGTAAACAATCGCTGCTGGCTAAAGGGGTAAAAAAATCCAAACGCAGCTATGGTGGCAAATTACAGTCTTTTATGCATAATATTTATACAGTTTCAAAAAAGACAGGTATGGCATTCATAACATCTGTGGATACGATAAACCCCTATATCCAGATTTCCACCAACATCAATAAACTTTCCTGCGCTTATGAATGCCTTGCCATTACATATCATACAGGGCAATTCAATAACCCTAACCCGGGAATATTTGACCTGACCCTGAAAACACTGGAACAAATAGAAAAAGCCGAAAAAGCACAACTGGCTTTGATACTGGAAAATTTCAAAAAACAAATTTTATTCATAGAAGGTATCTTGCCTCGTGATGAGAAAAAATATAATATGGATAATCTGATTAACCAATATATTGAACATGATCTGGTAAAATTTTAA